From Acinetobacter suaedae, one genomic window encodes:
- a CDS encoding helix-turn-helix domain-containing protein produces MFTKQELIRQRQSIDQLKQQNSLSPQSAEKLEQSIASSWQRSVSSSIPKERLAAPLLSQNKKNSSSLDKALNACANELSHIAAQSSMVIAVGDVGSTIIWTASSTQMQSAAEKVHFIAGGQWAEEVVGTNALALSLKTQQSSCVFSNEHYMESIHDWVCYAAPIIDPYSKQVLGVVDLSTTWKKHNSLGVLAVERCASIIQTALIEQQRQHLYIRAFSTPQIFFNGKSLVLTPRQIEILAILVLCPNGLNLEKLHQALYGERKVSIGTLKAEMSQLRDILGGMLGSRPYRLLADVEADFLLAEQALDSGYVASALQLYKGVFLAKTESPFLCAWRDCLESRLSDAIFKTTETDLLLKHVAHFPEAIDAVERLMELLPAEHPAHLSLNKFKDLF; encoded by the coding sequence ATGTTTACAAAACAAGAGCTAATACGGCAAAGACAGTCTATTGATCAGTTAAAGCAACAAAATAGTTTGTCTCCCCAAAGCGCTGAGAAATTAGAGCAGAGTATTGCGAGTTCTTGGCAGCGATCTGTATCGTCTTCAATTCCGAAAGAGCGTCTTGCAGCACCTTTACTTAGTCAAAATAAGAAAAATTCAAGTAGTTTGGATAAGGCTTTAAATGCTTGTGCTAACGAGTTAAGTCATATTGCAGCGCAGTCATCGATGGTGATCGCTGTGGGGGATGTTGGAAGTACCATTATATGGACAGCTTCAAGTACGCAAATGCAAAGTGCTGCTGAAAAGGTGCATTTCATTGCAGGTGGGCAATGGGCAGAGGAGGTCGTCGGTACCAACGCCTTAGCGTTATCGCTTAAAACGCAACAATCCAGTTGTGTGTTTTCAAATGAACATTATATGGAGTCGATTCATGATTGGGTTTGTTATGCCGCGCCGATCATTGATCCGTATTCTAAGCAAGTCTTAGGTGTAGTGGATTTATCAACCACTTGGAAAAAACATAATAGTTTAGGCGTATTAGCTGTTGAACGTTGCGCCTCGATTATTCAAACGGCACTGATCGAACAGCAACGACAACATTTATACATTCGTGCTTTTTCGACACCGCAGATTTTCTTTAATGGTAAATCGCTGGTTCTTACGCCACGCCAAATTGAGATTTTGGCAATATTGGTATTGTGTCCAAATGGCTTAAATCTAGAAAAATTGCATCAAGCTTTATATGGTGAACGTAAAGTGAGTATCGGCACTTTAAAAGCTGAAATGTCGCAACTGAGAGATATCTTAGGCGGAATGCTAGGTTCAAGACCATACCGTTTATTGGCTGATGTAGAAGCAGATTTTCTTTTGGCTGAACAAGCACTTGATTCTGGATATGTGGCTTCTGCATTGCAGTTATATAAAGGTGTTTTTCTCGCTAAAACTGAAAGCCCATTTTTATGTGCATGGCGAGATTGTTTAGAGTCGCGTTTAAGTGATGCGATCTTTAAAACCACAGAAACGGATTTATTATTGAAACACGTGGCTCATTTTCCTGAAGCAATCGATGCCGTTGAGCGTTTAATGGAGTTATTGCCGGCAGAGCATCCTGCGCATTTATCATTGAATAAGTTTAAAGATCTATTTTGA
- the mdh gene encoding iron-dependent methanol dehydrogenase, with protein sequence MAFKNIADQTNGFYIPCVSLFGPGCAKEIGIKAQNLGAKKALIVTDEGLFKFGVAAPISEYLKDADVDSHIFSGAEPNPTDINVHNGVQAYNDNGCDFIVSLGGGSSHDCAKGIGLVTAGGGHIRDYEGIDKSTVPMTPLIAINTTAGTASEMTRFCIITNTDTHVKMAIVDWRCTPLIAIDDPKLMVAKPAGLTAATGMDALTHAVEAYVSTAANPITDACAEKAITMISQWLRPAVANGENIEARDAMSYAQYLAGMAFNNASLGYVHAMAHQLGGFYNLPHGVCNAVLLPHVCEFNLIACQDRYAKIAELMGVNTDGFTETEAAYAAIDAIRELSASIGIPSGLTELGVKTEDLAIMAENAQKDACMLTNPRKATHAQVVEIFKAAL encoded by the coding sequence ATGGCTTTTAAAAATATTGCAGATCAAACTAACGGTTTTTATATCCCTTGCGTCTCACTTTTTGGACCTGGCTGTGCCAAAGAAATTGGAATTAAAGCTCAAAATCTTGGTGCCAAAAAAGCACTCATTGTCACCGATGAAGGCTTATTTAAATTTGGTGTAGCGGCACCAATTTCAGAATATTTAAAAGATGCAGATGTAGATAGTCATATCTTTTCAGGTGCTGAACCTAACCCAACCGATATTAATGTCCATAATGGTGTACAAGCATATAACGACAATGGTTGTGATTTTATTGTTTCTCTTGGCGGCGGCTCTTCACATGACTGCGCCAAAGGCATTGGCTTAGTCACCGCTGGTGGTGGGCATATTCGTGATTATGAAGGTATTGATAAAAGTACCGTGCCAATGACGCCACTTATTGCAATCAATACCACAGCGGGAACAGCATCTGAAATGACTCGTTTCTGTATCATTACCAATACTGACACCCATGTCAAAATGGCAATTGTCGATTGGCGTTGTACACCACTAATCGCAATCGATGATCCTAAGCTCATGGTTGCTAAACCAGCAGGCTTAACTGCTGCAACAGGGATGGATGCCTTAACACATGCTGTCGAAGCTTATGTTTCTACCGCTGCAAATCCGATTACCGATGCTTGTGCAGAGAAAGCCATCACCATGATTAGTCAATGGTTACGCCCTGCTGTTGCCAATGGTGAAAATATTGAAGCACGTGATGCGATGAGTTACGCACAATACTTAGCAGGTATGGCGTTTAACAATGCTTCTCTCGGTTATGTTCATGCAATGGCACATCAACTAGGTGGTTTCTATAATCTTCCACACGGCGTATGCAATGCAGTGCTTTTACCTCATGTTTGCGAATTCAACCTCATTGCTTGCCAAGATCGTTATGCAAAAATTGCAGAATTGATGGGCGTCAATACAGACGGTTTTACTGAAACTGAAGCAGCATACGCTGCAATTGATGCAATTCGAGAACTCTCCGCTTCGATTGGTATTCCTTCTGGCTTAACTGAGCTTGGTGTAAAAACCGAAGATCTTGCAATCATGGCAGAAAATGCACAAAAAGATGCCTGTATGCTAACCAACCCACGCAAAGCCACACATGCCCAAGTGGTTGAGATTTTCAAAGCAGCTTTATAA
- a CDS encoding acyl-CoA dehydrogenase — translation MTLLLILLSLLIQFAVLWAVFYFKLNQTIGSLVSIVTAIICAVFITLWSLLIGIPIILISTVILIPVLRETLISRPAFDLLSNAMPSMSTTEREALDAGTSWWEKELFMGEPDWEKFDQYPYPKLSTEEQSFLDNEVEQLCSMLDEWQIHHHQKDLPLEVWQFIKDKGFLGLIIPRTFGGKEFSAFAQSRIMSKIASRSLTAAVSCMVPNSLGPGELLLHYGTTEQKQRYLPGLADGTEVPCFGLTSPEAGSDAGAIPDTGIVCYGNHDGQEVLGLKMNFSKRWITLAPIATVIGLAFKLYDPDGLLGDKNKVEYGITCALIPSSHEGIKIGARHHPGAPFMNGTVEGTDIFIPIDWIIGGQENAGKGWRMLMECLGVGRGISLPALATAAGEMGYLLVGAFASIRQQFKIAVGHFEGVQEATSDIASDAYMLESFRYLVTCGLNQGGTPAVMTAMAKYYATETMRKVINHGMDVVGGRAIQLGPRNFLALTYQSIPVAITVEGANILTRSLMIFGQGSMRCHPYLFEELQLLQSEDKAAALKQFSPLLFKHLAYTFNRGAKAVAFAITGGSREGSKQADDFSKPYYAVINRMSADFALTADMALGILAGDLKRKEMLSGRLADIHSHLFIATAILKYYENGQRTASDQKHAELALNKALFNAQEAFFGFYDNFPMKIAAKLVKLVCFPFGRPIAKPSDQLKQDVAQLLLQETPFRAELKKHVYYNTDESDVMGRMESTFQMLLAIQPLWNKFKKAESKDQFKGLSFEEHIADAVAVGFINTTEAEQLLKYNAKRYDSMLTDVFDEHLEKDLPLENPHLKT, via the coding sequence ATGACTCTATTATTGATATTGCTTAGCTTGTTGATTCAGTTTGCTGTGTTGTGGGCTGTATTTTATTTCAAACTTAATCAAACAATTGGCAGCCTTGTTTCTATTGTGACTGCCATCATCTGTGCTGTTTTTATTACGTTGTGGAGTTTATTGATTGGGATACCAATTATCCTAATAAGTACCGTCATACTAATTCCTGTATTGCGTGAAACACTAATTAGTCGTCCTGCATTTGATCTTCTTTCAAATGCGATGCCAAGTATGAGTACGACTGAAAGAGAGGCACTGGATGCAGGTACCAGTTGGTGGGAAAAAGAGCTATTTATGGGGGAGCCTGATTGGGAGAAATTTGATCAATATCCTTATCCAAAGCTTTCAACTGAAGAACAATCTTTTTTAGACAATGAAGTTGAGCAACTGTGTTCAATGCTAGATGAATGGCAAATTCATCATCACCAAAAAGATTTGCCGCTAGAAGTTTGGCAATTTATTAAAGATAAAGGGTTTCTCGGTTTAATTATTCCAAGAACATTTGGTGGTAAAGAATTCTCTGCTTTTGCACAAAGTCGCATCATGAGTAAGATTGCGTCACGATCCTTAACCGCAGCAGTAAGCTGTATGGTCCCTAACTCTTTGGGTCCAGGCGAGCTGTTGTTGCACTACGGAACCACTGAACAGAAACAGCGTTATTTACCGGGCTTAGCTGATGGTACAGAAGTACCTTGTTTTGGTTTAACTAGTCCTGAAGCGGGTTCTGACGCAGGTGCAATCCCAGATACAGGTATCGTGTGTTATGGAAACCATGATGGTCAAGAAGTCCTTGGTTTAAAAATGAATTTTTCTAAACGCTGGATTACTTTGGCTCCAATTGCAACCGTGATAGGTCTGGCGTTTAAGCTCTACGATCCAGATGGATTATTGGGAGATAAAAACAAAGTTGAATATGGAATTACGTGTGCCTTAATTCCTTCCAGCCATGAAGGAATTAAAATCGGGGCAAGACATCATCCCGGTGCTCCTTTTATGAATGGTACGGTTGAAGGGACTGATATCTTTATCCCGATCGATTGGATTATTGGTGGTCAAGAGAATGCCGGTAAAGGCTGGCGTATGTTGATGGAGTGTCTCGGTGTTGGACGCGGCATTTCACTGCCTGCATTAGCGACGGCTGCAGGGGAGATGGGTTATCTTTTAGTAGGAGCATTTGCGAGTATCCGACAACAATTTAAAATCGCCGTCGGGCATTTTGAGGGCGTACAAGAAGCGACCAGTGATATTGCCAGTGATGCTTATATGCTCGAATCATTTAGATATCTAGTGACATGTGGACTCAATCAGGGCGGAACGCCAGCAGTAATGACTGCCATGGCGAAGTATTACGCTACGGAAACCATGAGAAAAGTGATTAATCATGGTATGGATGTGGTCGGCGGTCGTGCAATTCAGCTTGGACCACGTAACTTCCTTGCGTTGACCTATCAGTCTATTCCAGTGGCTATCACGGTTGAAGGTGCCAATATTTTGACACGCTCATTGATGATTTTTGGTCAAGGTTCGATGAGATGTCATCCATACTTGTTTGAAGAATTGCAATTGTTGCAATCAGAAGATAAAGCGGCGGCACTTAAACAATTTAGTCCATTGTTGTTTAAGCATTTGGCTTATACCTTTAATCGTGGTGCTAAAGCGGTGGCATTTGCTATCACGGGAGGATCTCGTGAAGGCTCTAAGCAAGCTGACGATTTTTCAAAACCGTATTATGCGGTGATCAATCGAATGAGTGCTGATTTTGCACTGACCGCAGATATGGCATTGGGTATTTTAGCTGGTGATTTGAAACGTAAAGAAATGCTTTCTGGACGCTTGGCGGATATCCATTCACATCTATTTATTGCGACAGCGATTTTAAAATACTATGAAAATGGTCAACGCACAGCGTCTGATCAAAAACATGCTGAATTGGCATTGAATAAAGCCTTGTTTAATGCACAGGAAGCATTTTTCGGATTCTATGATAATTTCCCAATGAAAATTGCCGCGAAGTTGGTGAAATTGGTATGTTTCCCATTTGGTCGCCCAATTGCTAAACCATCTGATCAGTTGAAGCAGGACGTAGCTCAATTGCTGTTACAGGAAACGCCATTTAGAGCAGAGCTGAAAAAACATGTGTATTACAACACGGATGAAAGCGACGTGATGGGACGTATGGAGTCTACTTTCCAAATGTTGTTAGCAATACAGCCACTTTGGAATAAGTTTAAAAAAGCAGAATCCAAAGATCAGTTTAAAGGGCTGTCATTTGAGGAGCATATTGCAGATGCCGTTGCTGTCGGTTTTATTAATACCACAGAGGCAGAACAGCTGTTGAAATACAATGCTAAACGTTATGACAGTATGCTGACGGATGTTTTTGATGAACATTTAGAAAAGGATCTACCCTTAGAAAATCCACATTTAAAAACTTAG